In Brevibacillus brevis NBRC 100599, a single genomic region encodes these proteins:
- a CDS encoding alpha/beta hydrolase-fold protein — protein sequence MQIVKGQLLADVCHHRALLVYLPPSYDKSTSRFPVMYVHDGGDLFDPAFSTALDAIEDKFAEGKIPELILVGIQPGNRRDDYTPWFSKAISLERNIDFGGQGDAYLSYVANECKAYIDSKYRTDPRPEKTGIIGFSLGGLISMYAAHQYPDVFTKIGSISGSYWYEGMVSFMREKKMYHPGLRIYMDVGSKEGAKKQNIQKQMVPLTKEAHQILADSGFTADQLVLFMDEGADHLSKYANARFPGALQWLWNEKEETEMELTKLIRERRSIHRFTDREVDPALVTELMDTAVWAPNYHMTQPWRFIVTYGEGKKRIAEAVRIMKEKREIDPSKKKEVGDKFYNKIMAIPMLMTVIMEESPNLITRQDDFASTSIVIHNFSLLAWEKGIGLTWETYPWIHEPEFREAMGIRPGEKVLGNLHIGYPAAIPNAQPRIPAAERITLVDKA from the coding sequence GTGCAAATTGTGAAGGGACAATTGCTTGCAGACGTATGCCATCACCGAGCACTGCTCGTATATTTGCCGCCATCCTATGACAAGAGTACGTCCCGTTTTCCCGTCATGTATGTCCATGATGGCGGTGACTTGTTTGATCCTGCGTTTAGTACTGCCCTCGATGCAATCGAAGATAAGTTTGCAGAGGGGAAAATTCCTGAGCTGATTCTCGTCGGCATCCAACCAGGAAACCGCAGGGATGACTATACACCCTGGTTTTCCAAAGCGATCTCGCTTGAGCGCAACATTGATTTTGGCGGGCAAGGAGATGCGTATCTTTCTTACGTTGCCAATGAATGTAAGGCGTATATCGACAGCAAATACAGGACAGACCCTAGGCCGGAAAAAACAGGGATCATCGGATTTTCGCTGGGTGGCTTGATCTCGATGTACGCTGCGCACCAATACCCGGATGTTTTCACGAAAATCGGCAGCATCTCGGGATCGTATTGGTATGAGGGCATGGTTTCGTTTATGCGGGAAAAGAAAATGTACCATCCCGGGCTGCGCATCTACATGGATGTTGGCAGTAAGGAAGGTGCTAAAAAACAAAACATCCAGAAACAAATGGTCCCGCTGACAAAAGAAGCCCATCAGATATTGGCTGATAGCGGCTTCACAGCAGATCAGCTCGTCCTGTTCATGGACGAAGGGGCGGATCATTTGAGCAAATATGCAAACGCCAGATTTCCTGGGGCGTTGCAATGGCTCTGGAATGAGAAGGAGGAGACAGAAATGGAACTGACCAAATTGATTAGAGAGCGTCGCTCCATTCATCGCTTTACAGATCGGGAGGTAGACCCTGCGCTGGTTACAGAACTGATGGATACAGCCGTGTGGGCGCCGAATTATCACATGACACAACCGTGGCGCTTTATTGTGACGTACGGGGAAGGCAAGAAAAGAATCGCCGAGGCCGTGCGAATCATGAAGGAGAAGCGGGAGATTGATCCGTCGAAAAAGAAAGAAGTCGGCGATAAGTTTTACAATAAAATTATGGCGATTCCGATGCTGATGACGGTCATTATGGAAGAAAGTCCGAACCTGATTACGCGTCAGGACGATTTCGCTTCGACCAGCATTGTCATTCATAACTTTAGCTTGCTGGCGTGGGAAAAAGGCATCGGTCTGACATGGGAGACGTACCCGTGGATTCACGAGCCGGAATTCCGTGAAGCGATGGGCATTCGACCAGGTGAAAAGGTGCTGGGGAACCTGCATATCGGTTATCCAGCCGCGATCCCTAACGCACAGCCACGCATTCCAGCAGCAGAGCGCATCACACTTGTAGATAAGGCATAG
- a CDS encoding FecCD family ABC transporter permease, with amino-acid sequence MPDRKARFRLLLLVNIALILLAIYISLTNGVFDMTVMDVIRTLLRMDPVAEFDLVIFDFRLPRIVIAASVGFGLGVAGTVIQGITRNGLADPGILGINAGAGAAIVAFMFFFGGQFMEASWYSIMAMPLFGLTGGLLAAGLIYLFAWRNGALDPQRLILVGIAIGSGLGAVSLYLSLKMNPNDFEMATVWLSGSIWSANWTHIAGMLPWLVILIPVLMRKVHILDLLQLSEESVKNLGVSVEKERNILLLSSIGIVSACVSVSGGIGFVGLMAPHIAKRLTGIQHRYALPLSGTIGMLMVVAADFIAKTVFTPIELPVGIVISIIGVPYFFYLLSRRKK; translated from the coding sequence ATGCCTGATCGAAAAGCTAGATTTCGTTTGCTGTTACTCGTCAACATCGCCTTGATTTTGCTGGCGATTTATATCAGCCTGACCAACGGCGTATTTGACATGACGGTGATGGATGTCATCCGAACGTTATTGCGTATGGATCCTGTAGCGGAATTCGATTTGGTTATTTTCGATTTTCGCCTGCCGCGGATTGTTATTGCGGCATCGGTCGGCTTTGGCTTGGGGGTTGCTGGTACCGTCATTCAGGGGATCACCCGTAACGGGCTGGCTGATCCGGGGATTTTGGGCATTAATGCTGGGGCAGGAGCCGCTATCGTCGCCTTTATGTTTTTCTTCGGTGGACAATTTATGGAGGCGAGCTGGTATTCCATCATGGCCATGCCTTTGTTCGGTTTGACAGGCGGATTGCTTGCGGCTGGACTGATTTACCTCTTTGCCTGGCGTAACGGAGCGCTTGATCCACAACGGCTGATTCTGGTGGGGATCGCCATTGGCTCCGGATTAGGTGCTGTATCGCTGTATCTCTCGTTAAAAATGAATCCCAACGATTTTGAAATGGCAACCGTGTGGCTCTCAGGCAGTATTTGGAGTGCCAACTGGACGCATATTGCAGGGATGTTGCCATGGCTAGTCATACTCATTCCTGTTTTGATGCGCAAGGTGCATATTCTCGATTTGCTTCAACTGAGCGAGGAGTCCGTCAAAAATCTGGGTGTGTCCGTGGAAAAGGAGCGCAATATTCTCCTGCTGTCGAGTATCGGGATCGTGAGCGCGTGTGTCTCGGTTTCTGGAGGCATCGGATTCGTCGGCTTGATGGCACCGCATATTGCGAAGCGTTTGACGGGAATCCAGCACAGGTATGCTCTTCCCTTGTCGGGAACAATCGGGATGCTCATGGTCGTGGCGGCTGACTTTATCGCCAAAACGGTGTTCACACCCATTGAACTGCCTGTGGGTATCGTCATTTCGATCATCGGTGTACCGTATTTCTTCTATCTACTGAGTAGAAGAAAAAAATAA